A window of Clostridium novyi genomic DNA:
GTATATTGTAACTTTGGAACAGCTCCAATATCACCAGCTACAATTTCTTTAGTAGATACTTGATCTTTTCCTCTTATAAAATATATACCTGCAAATTTCTCTTGTTTTTTCTTATTTACATTATAAACTATATCATCTGATTTTACTTTTCCAGTTATAACTTTAAAAATTGATAGTTTTCCTACAAATGGATCTGCAATAGTTTTAAATACAAAACCTGAAAATGGACCTTTTTCATCTATATTAATAGTAAGTTCTTTATTTTTTTCTAAGTCAAGGGCTTTAATATTATTACACTCCTTAGGAGAAGGAAAACACGTCATTATATCATCTAAAAATGAATTTATACCTATTCCTTTAAGTGCTGAACCACAAAGCACAGGTGTTATATAACCCTCTCGTACTCCTTTTATAATACCATTATACAACTCCTCATCAGTTAATAAACCTTCATTAAAGTATTTTTCTAATAATACTTCATCACTCTCTGCCACTGATTCCATTATCATATTCCTAAATTCTTCTACTTTATCTAGTAATTCATTTGGTATTTCTGTGATTTCCATACATGCATTCTTTTCATTAAATATTCTAGCCTTTTTAGATATAAGATTTATAACTCCTCTAAAATTATCTTCTAATCCTATAGGATATTGAATTGGCACTATAGACATACCAAATTTATCTTTTAATTCATATAATGTTCTTGTAAAATCACTGTTTTCTCTATCTAATTTGTTTATAAAAAATGCTCTAGGCATATTAAATTTATTTACATATTCCCAAGCTTTTTCTGTTCCAACTTTTACTCCTGATTTACCTGATAATGTGATTATAGCTGTATCTATAGCTTTTAGTGCTTGTATAGTTTCTCCTATAAAATCAAAATATCCAGGTGTATCAAAAATATTTATTTTTATATTATTATACTCACAGGGTATAATACTTGTAGATATTGATATTCTCCTCTTCTTTTCTTCAGGGTCATAATCACTTGTGGTATTACCTTCTGATATCTTACCAAATCTGTCAATAGTTTTTGTACAATATAAAATTGCTTCTGTAAGAGTTGTCTTACCCGATCCACTATGACCTATAAAACCTATGTTTCTTAAGTCATGTGTGCTATATGACTTCATTATGATTCCCCCTTTTAGTAATATATTATTAACTAATATATTCTACTTTTTAATTATAAATCCTCTAAAAGCATTGATATTTTCAGAATATTTCGCCTATTTTCTTAGGAATTTTAGATATTTTAATATCACTTATTAACTTAACTATATATTAAATTTATTTTTAATATATATATTATATTACTATAAAAATAATATAAAAAAAGTCTTGTATATAAATACAAGACTTAATCTTTATTATAATATATTTTTATTTATACAAAAAATAAAAAATGGCTCCGCGGAGAGGACTCGAACCTCCAACCTATCGGTTAACAGCCGAGTGCTCCACCATTGAGCTACCGCGGAACATTTGACCTGGCGACGACCTACTCTTCCACACCGTCTCCAGTGCAGTACCATCGGCGCTTTGAAGCTTAACCATCGTGTTCGGTATGGGAACGGGTGTTACCTTCAAGCCATAATCACCAGATATAATTTTTTAAATGGCTCCGCGAAGAGGACTCGAACCTCCAACCTATCGGTTAACAGCCGAGTGCTCCACCATTGAGCTATCGCGGAACATTAAACAAGAGATTGCTCTCTCAAAATTGCACAGTGATAATAAATATTTGATCAAGCCCTCGACCTATTAGTATTGGTCAGCTGAATACATTACTGTACTTACACCTCCAACCTATCAACCTGATAGTCTTTCAGGGGTCTTACTAGCTTACGCTATGGGAAATCTAATCTTGAGGTGGGCTTCACGCTTAGATGCTTTCAGCGTTTATCCCTTCCCAACATAGCTACCCAGCTGTGCTCCTGGCGGAACAACTGGTGCACCAGAGGTTGGTCCATCCCGGTCCTCTCGTACTAAGGACAGCTCCTCTCAAATTTCCTACGCCCACGGCGGATAGGGACCGAACTGTCTCACGACGTTCTGAACCCAGCTCGCGTGCCGCTTTAATGGGCGAACAGCCCAACCCTTGGGACCGACTACAGCCCCAGGATGCGACGAGCCGACATCGAGGTGCCAAACCTCCCCGTCGATGTGGACTCTTGGGGGAGATCAGCCTGTTATCCCCGAGGTAGCTTTTATCCGTTGAGCGATGGCCCTTCCATACAGAACCACCGGATCACTAAGCCCGACTTTCGTCCCTGCTCCACCTGTATGTGTCGCAGTCAGGCTCCCTTCTGCCTTTGCACTCTACGCGCGATTTCCGACCGCGCTGAGGGAACCTTTGGGCGCCTCCGTTACCTTTTAGGAGGCGACCGCCCCAGTCAAACTGCCCACCTAGCAATGTCCTGTGACCAGATTCATGGCCTCCAGTTAGAATTCCAGTACTGTCAGGGTGGTATCCCAAGGACGACTCCACGAAAGCTGACGCCCTCGCTTCTAAGTCTCCCACCTATCCTGTACAGACAATACCGAAATTCAATGCTAAGCTACAGTAAAGCTCTACGGGGTCTTTCCGTCCAACCGCGGGTAGCAAGCATCTTCACTTGCACTACAATTTCACCGGATTTATTGCCGAGACAGTGCTCAAATCATTACGCCATTCGTGCGGGTCGGAACTTACCCGACAAGGAATTTCGCTACCTTAGGACCGTTATAGTTACGGCCGCCGTTTACTGGGGCTTAAGTTCATAGCTTCGCTTGCGCTAACTATTCCCCTTAACCTTCCAGCACCGGGCAGGCGTCAGCCCCTATACATCAGCTTACGCTTTAGCAGAGACCTGTGTTTTTGATAAACAGTTGCTTGAGCCTATTCACTGCGGCCTACTCTCGTAGGCACCCCTTCTCCCTAAGTTACGGGGTCAATTTGCCGAGTTCCTTAGCAATAATTCTTCCGACGACCTTAGGATTCTCTCCTCATCTACCTGTGTCGGTTTGCGGTACGGGCACCACTTTGCTCCATAGAGACTTTTCTTGGCAGCGTGGAATCAGATACTTCGCCAAAATAGGCTCCCCATCACACCTCAGGCTTAATGTTAAGCGGATTTGCCTACTTAACACCCTAAGTGCTTAGACGCACATCCAATAGTGCGCACATCCTA
This region includes:
- the fusA gene encoding elongation factor G, yielding MKSYSTHDLRNIGFIGHSGSGKTTLTEAILYCTKTIDRFGKISEGNTTSDYDPEEKKRRISISTSIIPCEYNNIKINIFDTPGYFDFIGETIQALKAIDTAIITLSGKSGVKVGTEKAWEYVNKFNMPRAFFINKLDRENSDFTRTLYELKDKFGMSIVPIQYPIGLEDNFRGVINLISKKARIFNEKNACMEITEIPNELLDKVEEFRNMIMESVAESDEVLLEKYFNEGLLTDEELYNGIIKGVREGYITPVLCGSALKGIGINSFLDDIMTCFPSPKECNNIKALDLEKNKELTINIDEKGPFSGFVFKTIADPFVGKLSIFKVITGKVKSDDIVYNVNKKKQEKFAGIYFIRGKDQVSTKEIVAGDIGAVPKLQYTTTGDTVTLNKSSIVYNEMVFPEPVISMSIIPKSKGDEDKISSGLTKLLDEDPTFKVSRDVENADTIISGIGETHLDVIASKLKNKFGVDIELQTPKVPYRETIKKLSEVQGKHKKQSGGHGQYGDVKIRFEPRNDGNEELLFIDKIVGGVVPKQYIPAVEKGLKEAMKHGVLAGFPVIGLKATLYDGSYHPVDSSEMAFKVAASLAYKKGIQQGEPILLEPIMQVEIKVPNDYMGEIISDINKKRGKVLGMDAFENLEKIIAEVPMAEMFKYATDLRALTGGRGDFRMTFKKYEEVPYNEAQKIISNIKK